Proteins encoded by one window of Cheilinus undulatus linkage group 13, ASM1832078v1, whole genome shotgun sequence:
- the xirp1 gene encoding xin actin-binding repeat-containing protein 1 isoform X1 — protein sequence METFGLRRTQSLRSLSGGGERSWVMSASTRWERKSVTQLVQQYQSCSHLTSIEKGDHKLQSSEGTVESRWRRSEGRESISLWASGGSSKLWRSRSMEVLPQKESSGTKALCALFESKVSLQESFSSSQLNSTPANSSKMGKEGPLQDWRGYNTPLKDTNNQRNSQEDGGKVMNGLPESYDRSSRYSHDDKYAPSLTQGGSPSRLSRDRISLSSSVRDRSALYLSRTAAADSTGGSTHTEVINTQVKRTKTTKMAEAARKVTVSPSSHDDEDLPPPPPPIPPRPLDYEGPSELCGLPVPPPKETFSGFYQQRQKSELKRLFKHIHPDLRANLDVAVDDEILKAVQSENPQAESGYQGEVQSMRWIFENWTLDNIGDPHETKKLLSDEELKGGDVRGTSSMFEHIDSTQQMSTKRQTSVRGDVRTSMWLFETQPLDSLSKSKTEEGELVEAVLKEPVQTGDVRGTRMLFESKPLSDLGRCNSIEDHSFLKLKSELQEQKGDVQKTVKLFQAEPCCAIRDNSGNIHEIKSICREEINSSNISTARWLFETQPLDLINKGTDGVKIIRGISLEEGNRGGVDQKRWMFETQSFDTITEVVGEDNFKGTLAECAEEADVDSKRKLFEMQPLAALKGDSEEKSLEKEAVIGGDVKTSLWLFETQPMESLNDSYEVGHLKKITLSANEQGEVKGKKQIFESASMQKSTLFKEQEIEKGDVKGFKHLFETIPLSKIAHSDEESIEKVKVIEAGDVQGNKATFEMTPLYAIKDSSGNLHKVTTVSREELIKGKVQNYKWMFETKPLDKLTEGKENVEVIKGITRHEDTMGDVKMAKWLFETQTIDGIHSKFNQTEQSTEEEHPKGDVKTCKWLFETQPMDILYEKSDKVHEKETIDNANVKSITWLFESQPLDSIRDGEEYNLKLCSTIKDSIKSGAGVQTVKHLFETETLGSTRKGANRERDVRRVSQVNFQSGDVSKVKELFESQSLDEIGSEMVTTSDQQSQDQQVEKGSVHTFTWMFENCPMNQINKDKTDANVQKVSGAESGDVRNKKFIFETSSLDKIQDQPLEQVSSSTEQPVSNVDVKSSTMMFESLPLYAIRDKEGQFHEVTTVKKEEVLSGDVRGARWMFETKPLDAIKAENEVYVIRAVTQEDVKKGDVKSARWKFETQPLDSLTSRDEPSVKVTEDLGSSNVQLNKQIFESEQASKKFVRMVSVTDVQQGDVRTSTWLFENQPIDSLKGEPQEEGPVKTVHREDSQKGDVKRCTWLFESQPLDKIKESEGTSVQSTGEEIPKADVKCTTWLFETTPLDKITASSVSDTLSYLYHMNYVHSSGIVIEANESNNVNMAKYVLQSEEGVQIQKEDVVGGNIRNIMLQLILKPTLKPQVRLLREVEKGKVNTTVVEFPVYQSSMMIKLERDQRVQSIIQMIEEMLVQDKGLKKGIIMQETKEGQAEMSVYSLICNYEAKTESHVIEKGDVKSTIGSLLATANSQKTTTSCRVDETEKGNVNLYKSCIEKGDLHYLKSLHEEALGDEVDHSTTAEEHIKIVQGDVKEAKRSLCQQKDQAERTISDVLPGDVKNTKKVFSSECSIIVESCIPKEEIIPGDISTAKQQLAEKQPVVVEKEDIVAGDIKATMQSLERAKQQSMCVEREIIKPGTIYDMDLSAEAPVEESSHVQKEVIISGDVKAAKKSLEMAKQQSMHVEREVVVPGKIYNLNVTAQEQSTSTMAQSTCSSSSRSQQVKTSKSK from the exons ATGGAGACGTTTGGTCTGAGGAGGACCCAATCCCTGAGGAGTCTCTCTGGGGGTGGCGAGAGATCATGGGTGATGTCAGCCTCCACCCGCTGGGAGAGGAAGTCGGTGactcagctggtgcaaca ATACCAAAGCTGTTCACACTTGACCAGCATTGAAAAAGGGGACCATAAACTTCAG AGTTCAGAGGGCACTGTGGAGAGTAGATGGCGGAGGTCAGAGGGCAGGGAGAGCATCTCTCTGTGGGCGTCTGGAGGGAGCTCAAAACTCTGGAGGAGTCGCTCCATGGAAGTACTCCCTCAGAAAGAGTCTTCAGGCACCAAAGCTCTGTGTGCTCTGTTTGAGTCCAAAGTCTCTCTGCAAGAAAGCTTCAGCAGctctcaactcaactcaacacCTGCTAACAGCAGTAAGATGGGGAAAGAGGGCCCCCTGCAGGACTGGAGAGGCTACAACACCCCTTTAAAGGATACAAACAATCAG AGAAACTCCCAGGAGGACGGAGGAAAGGTCATGAATGGACTGCCAGAATCTTACGACAGATCATCCCGATATTCACACG ATGACAAATACGCTCCATCACTGACTCAGGGGGGCTCCCCATCAAGACTAAGCAGAGACAGGATATCTTTGTCGTCGTCTGTGAGAGACCGATCAGCTCTGTATCTGTCgagaacagcagcagcagactccACAGGAGGCTCCACACACACG GAAGTCATCAACACTCAAGTCAAGAGGACTAAAACCACAAAG ATGGCTGAAGCAGCCAGGAAAGTCACAGTCTCACCATCATCTCATGATGACGAAGACCTgcctccaccccctcctccaATACCACCAAGACCCCTCGACTATGAAGGGCCTTCAGAGCTTTGTGGCCTTCCTGTCCCTCCACCCAAAGAAACCTTCTCTGGGTTCTACCAGCAGCGGCAGAAAAGTGAGCTGAAGAGGCTCTTTAAGCACATCCACCCAGACCTACGGGCAAATCTTGATGTTGCGGTGGATGACGAGATACTGAAGGCAGTTCAGTCGGAAAACCCTCAGGCGGAATCAGGTTACCAAGGTGAAGTCCAGTCCATGAGGTGGATCTTTGAGAACTGGACCCTGGACAACATTGGGGATCCTCATGAAACCAAGAAGCTTTTGTCTGATGAGGAGTTAAAAGGTGGAGATGTCAGAGGTACCTCCTCTATGTTTGAGCACATTGACAGCACCCAACAAATGTCAACTAAAAGACAGACTTCAGTACGTGGAGATGTGAGAACGTCAATGTGGCTGTTTGAGACTCAGCCCTTAGACTCTCTAAGCAAATCCAAAACAGAAGAAGGTGAACTGGTTGAAGCAGTGCTGAAGGAACCAGTGCAGACGGGAGACGTGAGGGGAACGCGGATGCTTTTTGAGTCTAAACCTTTGAGTGACTTGGGACGTTGCAACTCCATCGAGGACCACAGCTTCCTCAAACTGAAATCTGAGCTCCAGGAGCAGAAAGGAGACGTCCAAAAGACTGTTAAACTCTTCCAGGCAGAACCCTGCTGTGCTATCAGAGACAACAGTGGCAACATCCATGAGATCAAATCTATCTGCAGGGAGGAAATCAACAGCAGCAATATCAGCACTGCCCGCTGGCTTTTTGAAACACAGCCACTGGACCTGATCAATAAGGGAACTGATGGGGTGAAAATAATCCGAGGTATATCTCTAGAAGAAGGCAACAGAGGAGGAGTTGACCAGAAGAGGTGGATGTTTGAAACTCAGTCTTTTGACACGATAACAGAAGTTGTTGGAGAGGACAACTTTAAAGGGACATTGGCTGAATGCGCAGAAGAGGCGGACGTCGACAGCAAGAGAAAGCTCTTTGAAATGCAACCCTTGGCAGCTCTGAAAGGAGACTCTGAGGAAAAGTCTCTGGAAAAAGAAGCAGTTATTGGCGGAGATGTTAAGACTTCTCTGTGGCTTTTTGAAACTCAACCCATGGAGTCTCTTAATGATAGCTACGAAGTTGGgcatttgaagaaaatcactCTTTCAGCTAATGAACAAGGAGAagtaaaaggcaaaaaacaaatatttgagAGTGCAAGCATGCAGAAAAGCACTTTGTTCAAGGAGCAAGAGATTGAAAAAGGTGATGTAAAAGGATTCAAACATCTCTTTGAAACGATTCCTCTGAGCAAAATTGCACACTCTGACGAGGAATCTATCGAGAAGGTAAAAGTTATCGAAGCAGGAGACGTACAAGGCAATAAGGCAACATTTGAGATGACTCCCTTATATGCGATAAAGGACAGCTCTGGTAACCTCCATAAAGTCACAACAGTCAGCCGAGAAGAACTAATCAAAGGAAAAGTCCAAAACTATAAGTGGATGTTTGAGACAAAACCTTTAGACAAGCTTACAGAGGGGAAAGAAAACGTTGAAGTTATCAAAGGCATCACAAGACACGAGGATACAATGGGTGACGTCAAGATGGCAAAGTGGCTTTTTGAGACTCAGACCATAGACGGTATCCACTCAAAGTTCAACCAGACAGAGCAGAGCACTGAGGAGGAACATCCTAAAGGTGACGTTAAGACCTGTAAATGGTTGTTTGAGACACAACCAATGGACATTTTGTATGAGAAATCTGACAAAGTACATGAGAAAGAGACCATTGACAACGCCAATGTGAAGTCCATTACTTGGCTTTTTGAATCACAGCCTCTTGACAGCATCAGAGATGGTGAAGAATACAATCTGAAGCTCTGCAGCACCATTAAAGACTCCATCAAATCAGGGGCCGGTGTTCAAACAGTTAAACATCTGTTTGAAACAGAAACCTTGGGTAGCACTAGAAAGGGTGCCAATCGTGAACGTGACGTGAGACGTGTCAGCCAGGTCAACTTTCAGTCAGGGGATGTCTCAAAAGTCAAGGAACTTTTTGAGTCCCAGTCTCTGGATGAAATAGGATCAGAAATGGTGACAACATCCGATCAGCAGAGTCAAGATCAGCAGGTTGAAAAAGGTTCAGTTCATACATTTACTTGGATGTTTGAGAACTGTCCCATGAACCAGATCAACAAGGACAAAACTGATGCAAACGTTCAGAAAGTCAGTGGTGCAGAGAGTGGTGATGTCCGGAACAAAAAGTTCATATTTGAaacctcctctctggacaaaaTCCAGGACCAACCCCTTGAACAGGTGTCAAGTTCCACTGAACAACCTGTGAGCAATGTTGATGTAAAGTCAAGCACCATGATGTTTGAGTCCCTGCCACTGTATGCCATCAGAGACAAAGAAGGCCAGTTTCATGAAGTTACAACAGTGAAAAAAGAAGAGGTACTGAGCGGTGATGTGAGAGGAGCAAGGTGGATGTTCGAGACAAAACCCCTTGATGCTATCAAGGCAGAGAATGAAGTCTATGTGATCCGAGCTGTCACCCAGGAGGATGTCAAGAAAGGGGATGTCAAATCAGCAAGATGGAAGTTTGAGACTCAACCTTTGGACTCCCTTACCAGCCGAGACGAGCCCTCTGTCAAAGTCACAGAAGACTTAGGAAGTAGTAATGTTCAGCTTAATAAACAGATATTTGAATCTGAACAGGCAAGCAAGAAGTTTGTGCGAATGGTTAGTGTCACTGATGTCCAGCAAGGGGATGTCAGGACCTCCACCTGGCTCTTCGAGAATCAGCCTATTGACAGTCTGAAAGGGGAACCTCAGGAGGAAGGTCCAGTAAAAACAGTCCACAGGGAAGACAGTCAGAAAGGAGATGTCAAACGCTGCACTTGGCTGTTTGAATCGCAGCCTCTTGATAAAATCAAGGAGTCTGAGGGGACTTCAGTGCAAAGTACAGGGGAGGAGATACCAAAAGCTGATGTAAAGTGCACCACCTGGCTTTTTGAGACCACTCCACTGGATAAAATCACTGCCAGCAGTGTTTCTGACACCCTGTCCTATCTGTATCATATGAATTATGTTCACTCAAGTGGCATTGTAATAGAAGCAAATGAGAGCAATAATGTTAACATGGCAAAGTATGTGCTTCAAAGTGAAGAAGGTGTTCAAATTCAGAAAGAAGATGTTGTTGGGGGGAACATCAGAAACATCATGCTACAACTCATACTCAAACCGACTCTTAAGCCCCAGGTtagacttctcagagaagtgGAGAAGGGGAAAGTCAACACCACAGTGGTAGAATTCCCCGTCTACCAGTCATCCATGATGATCAAACTGGAGAGAGACCAGAGAGTACAAAGCATTATCCAGATGATCGAGGAAATGCTTGTTCAAGATAAGGGTTTGAAAAAGGGAATCATAATGCAAGAGACTAAAGAGGGACAGGCTGAGATGTCAGTTTATTCACTTATCTGCAATTATGAAGCTAAAACTGAAAGTCACGTTATAGAAAAGGGAGATGTAAAGTCTACGATTGGAAGTCTTTTAGCTACTGCCAATAGTCAGAAGACTACTACATCCTGTAGAGTGGACGAAACTGAAAAAGGAAATGTGAATTTGTACAAAAGTTGCATTGAGAAAGGAGATCTGCACTATTTGAAAAGCCTCCATGAAGAGGCATTGGGAGATGAAGTTGATCACAGCACTACGGCGGAGGAACACATTAAAATAGTTCAAGGTGATGTGAAGGAAGCAAAGAGAAGTCTCTGCCAGCAAAAAGACCAAGCAGAACGAACCATTTCTGATGTTTTGCCAGGGGATGTAAAGAATACTAAAAAGGTGTTTTCATCAGAGTGCTCAATCATTGTTGAAAGCTGCATCCCAAAGGAGGAAATAATCCCTGGGGACATCTCAACTGCAAAGCAACAACTTGCAGAAAAGCAGCCTGTCGTTGTAGAAAAAGAGGACATTGTCGCTGGTGATATCAAGGCAACAATGCAGTCACTGGAACGTGCAAAGCAGCAGAGTATGTGTGTTGAGCGGGAGATCATTAAACCTGGAACTATCTATGACATGGACTTGTCAGCAGAAGCTCCTGTAGAGGAAAGCAGCCATGTTCAAAAAGAGGTCATTATATCTGGAGATGTGAAAGCAGCCAAAAAGTCCTTGGAAATGGCCAAACAGCAAAGCATGCATGTGGAACGTGAAGTGGTTGTCCCCGGGAAAATATACAATCTCAATGTCACCGCACAAGAGCAGAGCACTTCAACAATGGCGCAGTCTACGTGTTCCTCTTCCTCCAGAAGCCAACAAGTCAAGACAAGCAAATCAAAG TAA
- the xirp1 gene encoding xin actin-binding repeat-containing protein 1 isoform X2, with amino-acid sequence MEVLPQKESSGTKALCALFESKVSLQESFSSSQLNSTPANSSKMGKEGPLQDWRGYNTPLKDTNNQRNSQEDGGKVMNGLPESYDRSSRYSHDDKYAPSLTQGGSPSRLSRDRISLSSSVRDRSALYLSRTAAADSTGGSTHTEVINTQVKRTKTTKMAEAARKVTVSPSSHDDEDLPPPPPPIPPRPLDYEGPSELCGLPVPPPKETFSGFYQQRQKSELKRLFKHIHPDLRANLDVAVDDEILKAVQSENPQAESGYQGEVQSMRWIFENWTLDNIGDPHETKKLLSDEELKGGDVRGTSSMFEHIDSTQQMSTKRQTSVRGDVRTSMWLFETQPLDSLSKSKTEEGELVEAVLKEPVQTGDVRGTRMLFESKPLSDLGRCNSIEDHSFLKLKSELQEQKGDVQKTVKLFQAEPCCAIRDNSGNIHEIKSICREEINSSNISTARWLFETQPLDLINKGTDGVKIIRGISLEEGNRGGVDQKRWMFETQSFDTITEVVGEDNFKGTLAECAEEADVDSKRKLFEMQPLAALKGDSEEKSLEKEAVIGGDVKTSLWLFETQPMESLNDSYEVGHLKKITLSANEQGEVKGKKQIFESASMQKSTLFKEQEIEKGDVKGFKHLFETIPLSKIAHSDEESIEKVKVIEAGDVQGNKATFEMTPLYAIKDSSGNLHKVTTVSREELIKGKVQNYKWMFETKPLDKLTEGKENVEVIKGITRHEDTMGDVKMAKWLFETQTIDGIHSKFNQTEQSTEEEHPKGDVKTCKWLFETQPMDILYEKSDKVHEKETIDNANVKSITWLFESQPLDSIRDGEEYNLKLCSTIKDSIKSGAGVQTVKHLFETETLGSTRKGANRERDVRRVSQVNFQSGDVSKVKELFESQSLDEIGSEMVTTSDQQSQDQQVEKGSVHTFTWMFENCPMNQINKDKTDANVQKVSGAESGDVRNKKFIFETSSLDKIQDQPLEQVSSSTEQPVSNVDVKSSTMMFESLPLYAIRDKEGQFHEVTTVKKEEVLSGDVRGARWMFETKPLDAIKAENEVYVIRAVTQEDVKKGDVKSARWKFETQPLDSLTSRDEPSVKVTEDLGSSNVQLNKQIFESEQASKKFVRMVSVTDVQQGDVRTSTWLFENQPIDSLKGEPQEEGPVKTVHREDSQKGDVKRCTWLFESQPLDKIKESEGTSVQSTGEEIPKADVKCTTWLFETTPLDKITASSVSDTLSYLYHMNYVHSSGIVIEANESNNVNMAKYVLQSEEGVQIQKEDVVGGNIRNIMLQLILKPTLKPQVRLLREVEKGKVNTTVVEFPVYQSSMMIKLERDQRVQSIIQMIEEMLVQDKGLKKGIIMQETKEGQAEMSVYSLICNYEAKTESHVIEKGDVKSTIGSLLATANSQKTTTSCRVDETEKGNVNLYKSCIEKGDLHYLKSLHEEALGDEVDHSTTAEEHIKIVQGDVKEAKRSLCQQKDQAERTISDVLPGDVKNTKKVFSSECSIIVESCIPKEEIIPGDISTAKQQLAEKQPVVVEKEDIVAGDIKATMQSLERAKQQSMCVEREIIKPGTIYDMDLSAEAPVEESSHVQKEVIISGDVKAAKKSLEMAKQQSMHVEREVVVPGKIYNLNVTAQEQSTSTMAQSTCSSSSRSQQVKTSKSK; translated from the exons ATGGAAGTACTCCCTCAGAAAGAGTCTTCAGGCACCAAAGCTCTGTGTGCTCTGTTTGAGTCCAAAGTCTCTCTGCAAGAAAGCTTCAGCAGctctcaactcaactcaacacCTGCTAACAGCAGTAAGATGGGGAAAGAGGGCCCCCTGCAGGACTGGAGAGGCTACAACACCCCTTTAAAGGATACAAACAATCAG AGAAACTCCCAGGAGGACGGAGGAAAGGTCATGAATGGACTGCCAGAATCTTACGACAGATCATCCCGATATTCACACG ATGACAAATACGCTCCATCACTGACTCAGGGGGGCTCCCCATCAAGACTAAGCAGAGACAGGATATCTTTGTCGTCGTCTGTGAGAGACCGATCAGCTCTGTATCTGTCgagaacagcagcagcagactccACAGGAGGCTCCACACACACG GAAGTCATCAACACTCAAGTCAAGAGGACTAAAACCACAAAG ATGGCTGAAGCAGCCAGGAAAGTCACAGTCTCACCATCATCTCATGATGACGAAGACCTgcctccaccccctcctccaATACCACCAAGACCCCTCGACTATGAAGGGCCTTCAGAGCTTTGTGGCCTTCCTGTCCCTCCACCCAAAGAAACCTTCTCTGGGTTCTACCAGCAGCGGCAGAAAAGTGAGCTGAAGAGGCTCTTTAAGCACATCCACCCAGACCTACGGGCAAATCTTGATGTTGCGGTGGATGACGAGATACTGAAGGCAGTTCAGTCGGAAAACCCTCAGGCGGAATCAGGTTACCAAGGTGAAGTCCAGTCCATGAGGTGGATCTTTGAGAACTGGACCCTGGACAACATTGGGGATCCTCATGAAACCAAGAAGCTTTTGTCTGATGAGGAGTTAAAAGGTGGAGATGTCAGAGGTACCTCCTCTATGTTTGAGCACATTGACAGCACCCAACAAATGTCAACTAAAAGACAGACTTCAGTACGTGGAGATGTGAGAACGTCAATGTGGCTGTTTGAGACTCAGCCCTTAGACTCTCTAAGCAAATCCAAAACAGAAGAAGGTGAACTGGTTGAAGCAGTGCTGAAGGAACCAGTGCAGACGGGAGACGTGAGGGGAACGCGGATGCTTTTTGAGTCTAAACCTTTGAGTGACTTGGGACGTTGCAACTCCATCGAGGACCACAGCTTCCTCAAACTGAAATCTGAGCTCCAGGAGCAGAAAGGAGACGTCCAAAAGACTGTTAAACTCTTCCAGGCAGAACCCTGCTGTGCTATCAGAGACAACAGTGGCAACATCCATGAGATCAAATCTATCTGCAGGGAGGAAATCAACAGCAGCAATATCAGCACTGCCCGCTGGCTTTTTGAAACACAGCCACTGGACCTGATCAATAAGGGAACTGATGGGGTGAAAATAATCCGAGGTATATCTCTAGAAGAAGGCAACAGAGGAGGAGTTGACCAGAAGAGGTGGATGTTTGAAACTCAGTCTTTTGACACGATAACAGAAGTTGTTGGAGAGGACAACTTTAAAGGGACATTGGCTGAATGCGCAGAAGAGGCGGACGTCGACAGCAAGAGAAAGCTCTTTGAAATGCAACCCTTGGCAGCTCTGAAAGGAGACTCTGAGGAAAAGTCTCTGGAAAAAGAAGCAGTTATTGGCGGAGATGTTAAGACTTCTCTGTGGCTTTTTGAAACTCAACCCATGGAGTCTCTTAATGATAGCTACGAAGTTGGgcatttgaagaaaatcactCTTTCAGCTAATGAACAAGGAGAagtaaaaggcaaaaaacaaatatttgagAGTGCAAGCATGCAGAAAAGCACTTTGTTCAAGGAGCAAGAGATTGAAAAAGGTGATGTAAAAGGATTCAAACATCTCTTTGAAACGATTCCTCTGAGCAAAATTGCACACTCTGACGAGGAATCTATCGAGAAGGTAAAAGTTATCGAAGCAGGAGACGTACAAGGCAATAAGGCAACATTTGAGATGACTCCCTTATATGCGATAAAGGACAGCTCTGGTAACCTCCATAAAGTCACAACAGTCAGCCGAGAAGAACTAATCAAAGGAAAAGTCCAAAACTATAAGTGGATGTTTGAGACAAAACCTTTAGACAAGCTTACAGAGGGGAAAGAAAACGTTGAAGTTATCAAAGGCATCACAAGACACGAGGATACAATGGGTGACGTCAAGATGGCAAAGTGGCTTTTTGAGACTCAGACCATAGACGGTATCCACTCAAAGTTCAACCAGACAGAGCAGAGCACTGAGGAGGAACATCCTAAAGGTGACGTTAAGACCTGTAAATGGTTGTTTGAGACACAACCAATGGACATTTTGTATGAGAAATCTGACAAAGTACATGAGAAAGAGACCATTGACAACGCCAATGTGAAGTCCATTACTTGGCTTTTTGAATCACAGCCTCTTGACAGCATCAGAGATGGTGAAGAATACAATCTGAAGCTCTGCAGCACCATTAAAGACTCCATCAAATCAGGGGCCGGTGTTCAAACAGTTAAACATCTGTTTGAAACAGAAACCTTGGGTAGCACTAGAAAGGGTGCCAATCGTGAACGTGACGTGAGACGTGTCAGCCAGGTCAACTTTCAGTCAGGGGATGTCTCAAAAGTCAAGGAACTTTTTGAGTCCCAGTCTCTGGATGAAATAGGATCAGAAATGGTGACAACATCCGATCAGCAGAGTCAAGATCAGCAGGTTGAAAAAGGTTCAGTTCATACATTTACTTGGATGTTTGAGAACTGTCCCATGAACCAGATCAACAAGGACAAAACTGATGCAAACGTTCAGAAAGTCAGTGGTGCAGAGAGTGGTGATGTCCGGAACAAAAAGTTCATATTTGAaacctcctctctggacaaaaTCCAGGACCAACCCCTTGAACAGGTGTCAAGTTCCACTGAACAACCTGTGAGCAATGTTGATGTAAAGTCAAGCACCATGATGTTTGAGTCCCTGCCACTGTATGCCATCAGAGACAAAGAAGGCCAGTTTCATGAAGTTACAACAGTGAAAAAAGAAGAGGTACTGAGCGGTGATGTGAGAGGAGCAAGGTGGATGTTCGAGACAAAACCCCTTGATGCTATCAAGGCAGAGAATGAAGTCTATGTGATCCGAGCTGTCACCCAGGAGGATGTCAAGAAAGGGGATGTCAAATCAGCAAGATGGAAGTTTGAGACTCAACCTTTGGACTCCCTTACCAGCCGAGACGAGCCCTCTGTCAAAGTCACAGAAGACTTAGGAAGTAGTAATGTTCAGCTTAATAAACAGATATTTGAATCTGAACAGGCAAGCAAGAAGTTTGTGCGAATGGTTAGTGTCACTGATGTCCAGCAAGGGGATGTCAGGACCTCCACCTGGCTCTTCGAGAATCAGCCTATTGACAGTCTGAAAGGGGAACCTCAGGAGGAAGGTCCAGTAAAAACAGTCCACAGGGAAGACAGTCAGAAAGGAGATGTCAAACGCTGCACTTGGCTGTTTGAATCGCAGCCTCTTGATAAAATCAAGGAGTCTGAGGGGACTTCAGTGCAAAGTACAGGGGAGGAGATACCAAAAGCTGATGTAAAGTGCACCACCTGGCTTTTTGAGACCACTCCACTGGATAAAATCACTGCCAGCAGTGTTTCTGACACCCTGTCCTATCTGTATCATATGAATTATGTTCACTCAAGTGGCATTGTAATAGAAGCAAATGAGAGCAATAATGTTAACATGGCAAAGTATGTGCTTCAAAGTGAAGAAGGTGTTCAAATTCAGAAAGAAGATGTTGTTGGGGGGAACATCAGAAACATCATGCTACAACTCATACTCAAACCGACTCTTAAGCCCCAGGTtagacttctcagagaagtgGAGAAGGGGAAAGTCAACACCACAGTGGTAGAATTCCCCGTCTACCAGTCATCCATGATGATCAAACTGGAGAGAGACCAGAGAGTACAAAGCATTATCCAGATGATCGAGGAAATGCTTGTTCAAGATAAGGGTTTGAAAAAGGGAATCATAATGCAAGAGACTAAAGAGGGACAGGCTGAGATGTCAGTTTATTCACTTATCTGCAATTATGAAGCTAAAACTGAAAGTCACGTTATAGAAAAGGGAGATGTAAAGTCTACGATTGGAAGTCTTTTAGCTACTGCCAATAGTCAGAAGACTACTACATCCTGTAGAGTGGACGAAACTGAAAAAGGAAATGTGAATTTGTACAAAAGTTGCATTGAGAAAGGAGATCTGCACTATTTGAAAAGCCTCCATGAAGAGGCATTGGGAGATGAAGTTGATCACAGCACTACGGCGGAGGAACACATTAAAATAGTTCAAGGTGATGTGAAGGAAGCAAAGAGAAGTCTCTGCCAGCAAAAAGACCAAGCAGAACGAACCATTTCTGATGTTTTGCCAGGGGATGTAAAGAATACTAAAAAGGTGTTTTCATCAGAGTGCTCAATCATTGTTGAAAGCTGCATCCCAAAGGAGGAAATAATCCCTGGGGACATCTCAACTGCAAAGCAACAACTTGCAGAAAAGCAGCCTGTCGTTGTAGAAAAAGAGGACATTGTCGCTGGTGATATCAAGGCAACAATGCAGTCACTGGAACGTGCAAAGCAGCAGAGTATGTGTGTTGAGCGGGAGATCATTAAACCTGGAACTATCTATGACATGGACTTGTCAGCAGAAGCTCCTGTAGAGGAAAGCAGCCATGTTCAAAAAGAGGTCATTATATCTGGAGATGTGAAAGCAGCCAAAAAGTCCTTGGAAATGGCCAAACAGCAAAGCATGCATGTGGAACGTGAAGTGGTTGTCCCCGGGAAAATATACAATCTCAATGTCACCGCACAAGAGCAGAGCACTTCAACAATGGCGCAGTCTACGTGTTCCTCTTCCTCCAGAAGCCAACAAGTCAAGACAAGCAAATCAAAG TAA